Proteins found in one Pseudomonas mosselii genomic segment:
- a CDS encoding nSTAND3 domain-containing NTPase, producing MTTPKYDLHLLGWHSFQQLCMAVASTVLGQTVETFLEGNDGGRDGGFKGRWSPQPNEFYEGEYVIQCKFTSRREHNLSLSDVAAELTKVRRLVAQGVCDVYVLMTNADWTGESHLKIKQAFESEGAKHVLLLGSTWICEKIQLNSSLRMNVPRLYGLGDLSQILDERRYKQTKALLTELPDLAKLVVTGTYRKALQALQQHGFVLLVGEPAAGKTTIASLMAMCAMDKWESLVLKLERPEQIRDHWNTEETSQLIWVDDAFGAMQYEADLVMEWNRILPALSTMIRAGHRVVLTSRDYIYKNARRDLKRTAFPLIEESQVVIDVKELTSREKSEILYNHIKLGNQSQRVRTALKEFLPAVAAHSRFAPETARRLGSVEFTKSLKIGQKGIDEFVAKQERWLVETMQGMDDESQAALAVLYMKHGALESPVNLSVDENHAVGRLGSSQAGCIRALESLRGSFVQLADTAEGRFWKYKHPTIGDAFALILAQSPDHLQIFVNGTPIERLMELVTCGDTGVQNATILPSSMFAVIAKRCCEYVTCEADVERARRGRLYSFLLRRADDVFLRTYSKLDGKLHSGLVRDFARNLFTNSSDLALRLLRQGLLPKSARDAISIKIHDFVFDDDELGYIHDQEMHEFLNDEERENFYNDVQKYVLTDLDRIRKSQQESYSYENDPDYHLSEFIEELEGIQAAFPEWPGVEDVVDTQRRRVDDWVSEVSQERGDEPAVGRSDFMRPSAQNGGRNIFDDVDL from the coding sequence ATGACTACTCCAAAATACGACCTCCACCTCTTGGGTTGGCACAGCTTTCAGCAGTTGTGCATGGCAGTGGCTTCCACCGTGTTGGGGCAGACGGTGGAGACGTTTCTTGAGGGGAACGACGGGGGGCGCGACGGAGGATTCAAAGGTAGGTGGTCGCCTCAGCCAAATGAGTTCTATGAAGGTGAATACGTCATCCAGTGCAAGTTCACATCACGCCGTGAGCACAATCTTTCGCTGTCCGATGTGGCAGCAGAGCTCACCAAGGTGCGCCGCCTTGTCGCTCAGGGAGTGTGTGACGTCTATGTCCTCATGACCAATGCTGATTGGACTGGGGAAAGTCATCTCAAAATCAAGCAGGCATTTGAAAGCGAGGGTGCAAAGCACGTTCTCTTGCTGGGCTCGACGTGGATATGCGAAAAAATCCAACTGAACAGTAGCCTCCGCATGAATGTGCCTCGGCTCTATGGTCTGGGCGACCTCAGTCAGATCCTGGATGAGAGACGATACAAGCAGACAAAGGCGCTGCTGACTGAGCTGCCCGATCTGGCAAAGCTGGTAGTGACCGGTACCTATCGAAAAGCCCTTCAGGCTCTGCAGCAGCATGGCTTTGTGCTCTTGGTTGGGGAGCCCGCTGCTGGCAAAACGACGATCGCCTCGCTTATGGCCATGTGTGCGATGGACAAGTGGGAAAGTCTTGTTTTGAAGCTGGAGAGGCCTGAGCAAATACGAGATCACTGGAATACCGAGGAAACATCCCAGCTCATATGGGTTGATGACGCCTTCGGGGCGATGCAGTACGAAGCTGACCTGGTGATGGAGTGGAACCGAATACTCCCGGCGCTCTCGACGATGATTCGAGCTGGCCATCGAGTAGTCCTGACTAGCCGTGATTACATCTACAAAAACGCACGACGCGACCTCAAGAGAACGGCGTTTCCTTTGATAGAGGAGAGCCAGGTGGTCATTGACGTCAAGGAGCTGACCTCCCGGGAAAAGTCAGAGATCCTCTACAACCACATAAAGCTAGGGAACCAATCTCAGCGAGTTCGGACAGCCTTGAAGGAGTTCCTTCCTGCGGTGGCGGCGCACAGCCGGTTCGCTCCCGAGACAGCTCGGCGCTTGGGCAGTGTTGAGTTCACCAAGAGCCTCAAGATCGGCCAGAAAGGTATCGACGAGTTTGTCGCTAAGCAGGAACGATGGCTCGTCGAAACGATGCAGGGTATGGATGACGAAAGCCAAGCTGCATTAGCTGTGCTTTACATGAAGCACGGCGCTCTTGAAAGCCCGGTCAATCTCTCTGTGGATGAGAACCATGCAGTTGGGAGGCTAGGTAGTAGCCAAGCCGGTTGCATACGGGCTCTAGAAAGCCTCCGGGGAAGCTTTGTACAGCTAGCAGATACAGCCGAGGGACGCTTCTGGAAGTACAAGCATCCTACGATTGGAGATGCGTTTGCGTTGATACTTGCCCAGAGTCCAGATCATCTGCAAATTTTTGTGAATGGCACACCCATTGAGCGATTGATGGAACTGGTGACGTGCGGCGACACAGGCGTTCAGAACGCTACGATTTTGCCCTCAAGCATGTTTGCAGTGATCGCGAAACGATGCTGTGAATACGTCACATGTGAGGCTGATGTGGAGCGTGCGAGGCGGGGAAGGCTGTACTCGTTCCTGCTGCGTAGGGCTGACGACGTTTTTCTACGCACCTATTCGAAGCTTGACGGAAAGCTTCACTCCGGTTTGGTTCGTGACTTCGCGAGAAACCTGTTCACGAATTCGTCTGACCTGGCTCTTCGTCTGCTTCGGCAAGGTCTTTTGCCGAAGTCAGCCAGGGATGCAATCTCGATCAAGATCCACGATTTTGTATTTGATGATGATGAGCTAGGGTACATCCACGACCAAGAGATGCACGAGTTCCTTAATGACGAGGAGCGGGAGAATTTCTACAACGATGTACAGAAGTATGTGTTGACTGATTTAGACAGGATTCGCAAGTCTCAGCAGGAGTCATACAGTTATGAGAACGATCCTGACTACCACCTCTCTGAATTCATCGAGGAGCTAGAGGGGATCCAAGCGGCTTTCCCTGAGTGGCCTGGTGTGGAAGATGTGGTCGATACCCAAAGGCGTCGAGTTGACGATTGGGTGAGTGAGGTATCCCAGGAAAGGGGAGACGAGCCTGCGGTCGGCCGAAGCGATTTCATGCGCCCATCTGCACAGAATGGCGGAAGGAATATCTTTGACGATGTAGATTTATAG
- a CDS encoding MvdC/MvdD family ATP grasp protein has protein sequence MLLLVTNRRDITMDYVVAELRRRGEPHMRLNTEMLPQALCTMAGHPRDAWSISLGGEAVRGSQISAAYFRRPGAPSVSDQVEDAGERAYIEAEWSSFLKSLYSRLEGRWLNSPAKIFMAEDKPMQLLLAHEIGFHVPQALITNDISSARVITEGGQAIGKPLRQAVLTGETERVIFTSRLGQIDDDQAEAIALTPFIVQTEVLKQYDVRVTVVGERVFATAIWSQENPETETDWRQGSRPDLRHEKIVLPVQVQRQCIELVARLGLRYGAIDLICDRSGKLWFLEINPNGQWAWIENLTGYPIASAICDELTGKAVVHA, from the coding sequence ATGTTGCTGCTGGTTACTAATCGTCGTGACATCACGATGGACTATGTCGTGGCAGAGCTCCGTCGGCGCGGTGAACCTCACATGCGACTGAACACCGAGATGCTCCCGCAGGCGCTGTGTACGATGGCGGGGCATCCGCGTGATGCTTGGTCAATTTCACTGGGCGGGGAGGCTGTCCGGGGTTCTCAGATTTCAGCCGCCTATTTCCGTCGGCCAGGCGCACCATCAGTATCTGACCAGGTAGAGGATGCAGGGGAGCGCGCCTATATCGAGGCAGAGTGGAGCAGCTTTCTCAAAAGCTTGTATTCGCGTTTGGAGGGGCGCTGGCTGAATTCTCCCGCCAAGATCTTCATGGCTGAAGACAAGCCGATGCAGTTGCTGTTGGCCCATGAAATTGGCTTCCATGTCCCCCAAGCTTTGATTACAAACGACATCTCATCGGCTCGGGTTATTACTGAGGGCGGCCAGGCCATTGGCAAGCCGCTTCGCCAAGCTGTGCTCACGGGGGAAACTGAGCGTGTCATCTTCACCTCTCGACTCGGGCAGATTGACGACGACCAGGCCGAAGCCATTGCGTTGACCCCCTTCATTGTCCAGACCGAAGTCCTGAAGCAATACGATGTGCGGGTTACGGTGGTTGGTGAGCGAGTTTTTGCAACGGCGATCTGGTCTCAAGAAAACCCCGAAACTGAAACTGATTGGCGCCAAGGCAGTCGTCCTGATCTACGGCACGAAAAAATTGTTCTCCCTGTACAGGTGCAACGGCAGTGCATCGAGTTAGTGGCTCGCCTTGGTCTGCGCTATGGGGCCATTGACTTGATCTGTGATCGCTCCGGCAAGCTCTGGTTCCTGGAGATAAACCCTAACGGCCAGTGGGCCTGGATTGAGAACCTCACGGGGTATCCAATCGCTTCTGCAATCTGTGATGAGCTGACGGGGAAAGCAGTTGTTCATGCTTAA
- a CDS encoding restriction endonuclease, with protein MSDRELEKRVENAQIDIKSWAERNDLWYDSGFTSYAERVDGEPGEEAVVFILYSSGDLARLLDEDLDPRLRAELDQICESHGFWFDNNDGCSYYFFATTEEMQAAYDQYFHWKWVCSLIVEDFSDIYAELYQYFQARPERLYNLTPREFEILLYRVFQAQGYESQVGPGVGDGGVDVRLLQRGPLGDTLTYVQAKRYSPRHPIRLDAVQALRGVVANDGVSHGIFVTTSRYLPSAHKFARASNGVLELKDSGDVAEWCNQAQQGIVQDKSTLVSDSHVLSLLRRVQAGEKALVTHAHTGYSTITNSFALVLKETKQAALLMCLPRRNLFQDAHGLEGHEIPVLDHQILAMRRIETVFRAKRSVDDQGRVSYWDGKNLYSAWDQQPCRFSHLD; from the coding sequence TTGTCTGATCGCGAGCTGGAGAAGCGAGTAGAGAATGCACAGATCGACATCAAGTCATGGGCGGAGAGAAATGACCTCTGGTACGACAGTGGATTCACATCCTATGCCGAACGCGTAGATGGTGAGCCCGGAGAAGAGGCTGTGGTCTTCATCCTATACAGCAGCGGAGATCTCGCCCGGTTGCTGGATGAGGATCTCGATCCCCGGTTGCGGGCAGAGCTTGACCAGATATGCGAATCGCATGGTTTCTGGTTCGATAACAATGACGGTTGCTCCTACTACTTCTTCGCAACGACGGAAGAAATGCAGGCCGCATACGATCAATACTTCCATTGGAAATGGGTCTGTAGCCTGATCGTCGAAGATTTCAGCGATATCTATGCTGAGCTCTACCAGTATTTCCAAGCTCGTCCCGAGCGCTTGTACAACCTCACCCCCCGGGAGTTCGAGATTCTGCTCTACCGTGTGTTCCAAGCCCAGGGCTATGAATCACAGGTAGGGCCTGGAGTAGGAGACGGCGGTGTCGACGTTCGGTTGCTTCAGCGGGGCCCTCTCGGCGACACGCTGACATACGTGCAGGCGAAGCGGTATTCACCCAGGCATCCTATCCGGCTCGATGCTGTTCAGGCATTGCGTGGCGTGGTCGCGAACGACGGAGTCAGTCACGGCATTTTCGTGACGACATCCAGGTACCTCCCTAGTGCTCATAAGTTCGCGCGGGCTTCAAATGGCGTGCTTGAACTCAAGGATTCAGGTGACGTTGCCGAGTGGTGTAATCAGGCCCAGCAAGGAATCGTCCAGGATAAGTCGACGTTGGTTTCCGACTCGCATGTGCTGTCTTTGTTGCGACGCGTCCAGGCCGGAGAGAAGGCATTGGTAACCCATGCCCATACTGGCTACAGCACCATCACCAATTCGTTCGCACTGGTTCTCAAGGAAACCAAGCAGGCCGCATTGCTCATGTGCTTACCTAGGCGGAACCTGTTCCAAGACGCTCATGGCTTGGAAGGGCATGAGATACCTGTGCTTGATCATCAGATACTGGCGATGAGGCGGATAGAAACTGTATTCCGTGCCAAACGCTCTGTGGATGATCAGGGGAGGGTGAGCTATTGGGACGGCAAGAATCTGTATTCCGCTTGGGATCAACAGCCTTGCCGCTTCAGTCACTTGGATTGA